The sequence below is a genomic window from Lysobacter capsici.
GTGGACCTCGACAGCGTGCGCCACGCGATCAACGACGCGCGCGAGGAAGCGCTGATCCGGCAGCAGGGGCGCGAGGCGGCGGCCGAGGCGGATTAGGCGGTCGCGCCACCCGGCCAGGCTCGGCTACAGTCGTCACACGATCAGGGGCGGGCGGGTGCGACATGGAAATAGTTCTGTTCATCGGCGCCCAGGGCGCGGGTAAGTCGCGTTTTTATCTCGACCGATTCTTCGCCACCCATCTGCGGGTCAATCTGGACATGCTCAAGACCCGTCATCGCGAACGGCTGTTGCTGCGCGCCTGTTTCGAGATGAAGCAGCGCTTCGTGGTCGACAACACCAACCCGACCTGCGACGAACGCGCCGCCTACATCGCCCAGGCCCGCGAGCATGGTTTCGCGGTGCGAGGTTATTACTTCGACGTGCCCTACGACGAGTTGCTGTCGCGCAACGCGCAGCGCGAGGGCAAGGCGAGGGTGTCGGAGGTCGCGATACGCGCGACCTTGAAACGATTGCAACCGCCCGCCTGGGCGGAAGGTTTCGAACAGCTCCACACAGTGCGGGTACGCGATGGCGGCTGTATCGTGACCGACTATGAATCTGAAAGTGAAGGCGCGCGATGAAGTTCGAAAATCTCGATGCGCGCATGCGTATCTACGAAACCGCTCACGATCACTGCGTACTGCCGGGCCTGCATATCGTGGTGCGCCTGGACGGCAAGAACTTCACCCGTCTGACCAAGGAAACCTGGCCGTTCGAAGCACCGTTCGACCCACGTTTTCGCGACCTGATGCTCGACACCGTGACCCACCTGATGGAGTGCGGCGGCGTCAACGCGGTGTACGGCTATACCCAGAGCGATGAAATCTCGCTGCTGCTGCGCCAGGACGACAACAGCTTTGGCCGTAAGACCCGCAAGCTGATCTCGGTATTGGCCGGCGAGGCCAGCGCCAAATTTAGTCTAGGTCTGGGCGGCGTG
It includes:
- a CDS encoding AAA family ATPase — its product is MEIVLFIGAQGAGKSRFYLDRFFATHLRVNLDMLKTRHRERLLLRACFEMKQRFVVDNTNPTCDERAAYIAQAREHGFAVRGYYFDVPYDELLSRNAQREGKARVSEVAIRATLKRLQPPAWAEGFEQLHTVRVRDGGCIVTDYESESEGAR